Below is a genomic region from Escherichia ruysiae.
TCGCTATTGGCCTGATTTTCATTCTTAACGGTGTGGTGGGGTTGCTGGGATTTGAAGCAAAAGGCTGGCAAACCTATGCAGTCGGTCTGCTGACGTGGGTGATTAGTTTCTGGCTGGCGGGAATGATTATTCGTCGTCGCGAAGAGGATACTGAAAACGCCCAATAACAGAGGATTGGGAATTCTGGAGTGCTGACAAAGTGCTCGTTGTTTATGCCGGATATGGCTTGAACGTCTTACCCTGCCTACAAAATAGTGCAAAATCAATACATTGCAATTATCTGGTAGGCCTGGTAAGCGAAGCGTATCAGGCAATCTTACGTTTACTATCAGTCTTAAACGCCCAATAAAATATTACCGGGCGATTGAAAATTACATAGTGGTTTTCAATGCGTTATCCGCAGCATGACGTTCCAGTGCCAGCTCAATCAAACGCGTGATCAGATCGGTGTAACTCAGGCCGCTGGCTTGCCACAATTTCGGATACATGCTGATATTAGTGAAGCCTGGCAGCGTGTTGATCTCGTTGATCACCACTTCGTTTTCCGGCGTTAAAAAGACGTCTACACGCGCCATGCCAGCACATCCCAACGTCTGGTAAGCCTTAACCGCAATCGCCCGGATCTTATCGTTGATTTCTGGCGCAATGGTCGCCGGAACCACCACTTTTGCACCATCTTCATCAATGTATTTGGTGTCGTAGGCGTAGAAATCACTGGTCAGTACGATCTCGCCACAGGTGCTGGCCTGCGGATTGTCATTGCCCAGAACCGCGCATTCGATCTCACGCCCTTTGATCCCTTGCTCAACGATCACTTTGTGATCGAACTCGAACGCCAGATCGACGGCAATTGTATACTGTTCTTCGCTGGTTACTTTGCTGACGCCTACGGAGGAACCCTGGTTAGCCGGTTTTACAAACAGCGGTAAACCCAGTTTAGACTTCACTTCGGCAAAACTGATGTTGTGGCGATTGGCGCGCGTCAGGGTAATAAATGGCGCGATGTTCAATCCGGCATCACGCAGTAGACGTTTGGTGACGTCTTTGTCCATACATGCAGCAGAAGCCAGAACATCGGAACCAACAAATGGTAAATTGGCGACGCGTAACATCCCCTGCAGGGAGCCATCTTCACCCAGCGTACCGTGGACAATCGGGAAAATGACATCCACCGTTGGTAATGGTTGACCATTCTGTGCATCAATAAGCTGGTGTTCATGTTTACCCGGCACCTGCGCAAGGCTGGTCGCCGAAGGACGCAACGCAATATGGGCAGGATCGTCTGCGTTTAGCAGATAATTGCTGGCATCGCTGACGTGCCATTGCCCTTGTTTATCAATGCCCAGCAGCACAACGTCGAAGCGACTTTTATCAATGGCATCAACAATGTTTTTTGCCGATTGCAAAGACACTTCATGTTCCGCTGATTTTCCACCAAAAACGATACCTACCCGCAGTTTTTCCATCTTAAAAACCTATCCCGTCGAACATAAAGCACATACATTACCACGACAAAACGGTTGATTCGCGGCCTTCTGACAGAATGTTGCAATCTTCTGGTCACAAAGCGCCCAGCGTACTGACTGAGAAATATCAATGGCTAAATTATGTGCGTTAGATCACAAAAATGATGAACGGGAAGCTAATTTATCTCTGGTATTAACCATGGTTCAATCAGTGAATAGCTTAATAATAAGTTAACGAAGTAAATATATTTCATAACTTTTTATTATATTAATGCTTTATAATTGAATAGCTGTTTTATTTATAAGGGAATTATTTAAATAAGAGAAACGTTTCGCTGATAAATATGTGCAAATATTTTTGCAAAGTATTTCCTGTGTCATAAAAATACTACTTACAACCCCTATGCAGTTATGAAGCATAATGTTAACTTCTCCATACTTTGGATAAGGAAATACAGACATGAAAAATCTCATTGCTGAGTTGTTATTTAAGCTTGCCCAAAAAGAAGAAGAGTCGAAAGAACTGTGCGCGCAGGTTGAGGCACTGGAGATTATAGTCACCGCGATGCTTCGCAATATGACGCAAAAAGACCAACAGCAGTTGATTGATCAGGTTGAGGGGGCACTGTACGCGGTAAAGCCCGATGCCAGCATTCCTGACGACGATACGGAGCTGCTGCGCGATTACGTAAAAAAGTTATTGAGGCATCCTCGTCAGTAAAACGTTAAACCTTTTCAACCGTTGTCATAAAGCTGTCACGGCAGAGACTTATAGTCGCTTTGTTTTTATTTTTTACTGTATTTGTACATGGAGAAAATAAAGTGAAACAAAGCACTATTGCACTGGCTCTCTTACCGTTACTGTTTACCCCTGTGACAAAAGCCCGGACACCTGATGTACCCATTCTGGAAAAACGAGCTGCACAGGGAGATATTACTACGCCGGGCGGCGCTCGCCGTTTAACTGGCGATCAGACTGCTGCCTTGCGTGATTCTCTTAGCGATAAACCGGCGAAAAATATTATTTTACTTATTGGCGATGGGATGGGGGATTCGGAAATAACTGCCGCACGAAATTATGCCGAAGGTGCGGGCGGTTTTTTTAAAGGAATCGATGCCTTACCGCTTACCGGACAATACACCCACTACTCACTGGATAAAAAAACCGGTAAACCGGACTATGTCACCGACTCCGCTGCATCAGCAACCGCCTGGTCAACTGGCGTCAAAACTTATAACGGCGCGCTGGGCGTCGATATTCATGAAAAAGATCATCCAACGATTCTGGAGATAGCAAAAGCCGCAGGACTGGCGACCGGCAACGTTTCAACGGCAGAATTGCAGGATGCCACACCCGCTGCGCTGGTGGCGCATGTGACATCGCGCAAATGCTACGGACCGAGCGTGACCAGTGAAAAATGTCCAAGTAATGCGCTGGAAAAAGGCGGTAAAGGTTCCATTACCGAACAACTTCTTAACGCCCGTGCCGATGTTACGCTTGGCGGCGGTGCAAAAACGTTTGCAGAAACGGCAACCGCCGGTGAGTGGCAGGGAAAAACGCTGCGTGAACAGGCGCAGGCTCGCGGCTATCAGTTAGTGAGTGACGCAGCGTCGCTGGAGGCAGTAACAGAGGCAAATCAGGATAAACCGCTACTTGGGCTGTTTTCTGACGGCAATATGCCAGTTCGTTGGGAAGGGCCGAAGGCGTCTTATCACGGTAATATCGATAAACCCGCAGTAACCTGTACCCCGAATCCGCAACGAAATGACAGTGTGCCGACGTTAGCGCAGATGACCGATAAAGCTATTGAGTTATTGAGTAAAAACGAGAAAGGATTCTTCCTGCAAGTTGAAGGTGCATCTATCGATAAACAGGATCATGCCGCTAATCCTTGTGGGCAAATTGGTGAGACGGTTGACCTCGATGAAGCGGTACAACGTGCGCTTGAGTTTGCCAAAAAAGATGGCAATACATTGGTGATAGTTACCGCTGACCACGCTCACGCCAGCCAGATTGTCGCGCCGGATACCAAAGCTCCGGGTCTGACTCAGGCATTAATGACCAAAGATGGTGCGGTGATGGTAATGAGCTACGGTAACTCGGAAGAAGATTCACAAGAACATACCGGCAGCCAGTTGCGTATTGCCGCTTATGGTCCGCACGCTTCCAACGTGGTTGGTCTGACCGATCAGACCGATCTCTTCTACACCATGAAAGCCGCGCTGGGTCTGTAGTCAAAACGCATCCGGCGGTGAATTTTTGCCGCCGGTTGGTATTTTTTCTGTTAGCAACCAGACTTAAAGGCAGATCACGGGCGCAAACGCTCCTGGTTAAAATGTGAAGAGGGATGGTGCTATGAAAATAACATTACTGGTTACCCTGTTATTCGGTTTAGTTTTTTTAACCACTGTCGGCGCTGCCGAGAAGACGTTAACCCCGCAACAACAACGTATGACTTCCTGTAATCAACAGGCGACGGCGAAGGCGTTGAAAGGGGATGCCCGCAAGACGTATATGAGTGATTGCCTGAAGAACAGTAAATCTGCGCCCGGCGAGAAGAGCTTGACGCCGCAGCAGCAGAAGATGCGTGAATGCAATGGCCAGGCGACGCAGCAATCTCTGAAAGGCGATGATCGCAATAAGTTTATGAGCACTTGCCTTAAGAACGCCGCCTGATCCCTGATAGTGCTAACGGGTGAGCTAAGAAAATGGCTCACCCGAAATATCATACTTCCGCTTTTCGCCCCGTCTCTATAATTTGGGAAAATTGTTTCTGAATGTTCCCAAAAATAATGAATGATGAAAATTTTTTCAAAAAAGCGGCGGCGTACGGGGAGGAACCACCATTAACTCCTCAAAACGAACATCAGCGTTCCGGGCTGCGCTTCGCCCGGCGCGTCAGGTTACCCCGTATGGTAGGACTGGCGGGGATGTTCTTACCGATTGCTTCAACGCTGGTTTCGCATCCGCCGTCGGGCTGGTGGTGGCTGGTGTT
It encodes:
- the phoA gene encoding alkaline phosphatase, with the translated sequence MKQSTIALALLPLLFTPVTKARTPDVPILEKRAAQGDITTPGGARRLTGDQTAALRDSLSDKPAKNIILLIGDGMGDSEITAARNYAEGAGGFFKGIDALPLTGQYTHYSLDKKTGKPDYVTDSAASATAWSTGVKTYNGALGVDIHEKDHPTILEIAKAAGLATGNVSTAELQDATPAALVAHVTSRKCYGPSVTSEKCPSNALEKGGKGSITEQLLNARADVTLGGGAKTFAETATAGEWQGKTLREQAQARGYQLVSDAASLEAVTEANQDKPLLGLFSDGNMPVRWEGPKASYHGNIDKPAVTCTPNPQRNDSVPTLAQMTDKAIELLSKNEKGFFLQVEGASIDKQDHAANPCGQIGETVDLDEAVQRALEFAKKDGNTLVIVTADHAHASQIVAPDTKAPGLTQALMTKDGAVMVMSYGNSEEDSQEHTGSQLRIAAYGPHASNVVGLTDQTDLFYTMKAALGL
- the psiF gene encoding phosphate starvation-inducible protein PsiF; this translates as MKITLLVTLLFGLVFLTTVGAAEKTLTPQQQRMTSCNQQATAKALKGDARKTYMSDCLKNSKSAPGEKSLTPQQQKMRECNGQATQQSLKGDDRNKFMSTCLKNAA
- a CDS encoding DUF2754 domain-containing protein, producing MNLPVKIRRDWHYYAFAIGLIFILNGVVGLLGFEAKGWQTYAVGLLTWVISFWLAGMIIRRREEDTENAQ
- the ddlA gene encoding D-alanine--D-alanine ligase, whose product is MEKLRVGIVFGGKSAEHEVSLQSAKNIVDAIDKSRFDVVLLGIDKQGQWHVSDASNYLLNADDPAHIALRPSATSLAQVPGKHEHQLIDAQNGQPLPTVDVIFPIVHGTLGEDGSLQGMLRVANLPFVGSDVLASAACMDKDVTKRLLRDAGLNIAPFITLTRANRHNISFAEVKSKLGLPLFVKPANQGSSVGVSKVTSEEQYTIAVDLAFEFDHKVIVEQGIKGREIECAVLGNDNPQASTCGEIVLTSDFYAYDTKYIDEDGAKVVVPATIAPEINDKIRAIAVKAYQTLGCAGMARVDVFLTPENEVVINEINTLPGFTNISMYPKLWQASGLSYTDLITRLIELALERHAADNALKTTM
- the iraP gene encoding anti-adapter protein IraP; the protein is MKNLIAELLFKLAQKEEESKELCAQVEALEIIVTAMLRNMTQKDQQQLIDQVEGALYAVKPDASIPDDDTELLRDYVKKLLRHPRQ